In Prosthecobacter vanneervenii, the genomic stretch CGCGGAAGACATCGCCCTGATCCGCGAAGAGCGCCTTGTCACGCAGGAAGCGGATCTGCCGGTGGCCATCATATTTCAGCCCCTCAAAAAACGGATCCAGCTGCTGGGAGGGCGCTTGATAAGGCTGCAACGCCAGCTGTGCGGCAACCTTTTCGAGATCGGCAAAGCCTTTGACCGATTCCAGGGTGACCTGGGCCGGGCTGGGAGATGCAGCTAAGATCAGGGCGGCAAACGGGAGGATGAATTTCATGCGGGAGGGGTGTGCTAGGATGCAGCACGCAGGATGCCAGTCAACCAGTGTGCCACAAGATACCTGCAGAGATCCCCGTCAGGGCACCAGGCTGATCTTGAGCCCGCGGAACTCCAGCGCCCCGGCTTTCTCGCCCTCAGGGCCGCCAGATTCGCCCCCCAAGCCAAAGGTCAGTTTTTCCTCTGCAATACAAGGATGGCTGGCCGAAATCGTCTTGCCATCGATCGTTGCGGTGATGGTTTCGCCTTTGAAGACGACTTTCACCTGATGCCACACGCCAGCAGCCAGAGCATTTGGCTGTTTCAGCAGCTCGGCGCTCTCGCCTTTCTTCGGGTGCGCCAGGATGCGCAGCTCACGGATGCTCATGACCAGGTGCACGATGTGCCCGCGGTCTTGGGAACCATTGAAGATGATGCCGGCAAACTGGGCTTTGCCCTCCAGACGGAACTCGCATTCGACGACGCCATCCTTGAGCGGGAATTTGCGCACCTTCACAGGCCCGTGACGGCGCAGTCCTGACTCAAACCCGCGCAGAATGCCATCCTTGGCCGTCCATGTGCCCAGGCCCCAGTACCAGTCTTTGGACAGGCCGTCGGCAAAGCTCTCTTCGAGCAAAGTCTTCACTTCGCCCCCATGGAGCTGAATACCCAGCAAAAGCATTAACCACACGAGCTGCCTCATGGCTTGGTCTCTCCGCTGATCTTGAGATTGCGCACCTTCACAGATTTCCCGGCAGCGAGCCAGCTCTGGCGCTTCGGCGTAGCCAGAAAGGCATGCTGCGCCTTGAGCTCCTGGCCGTCGAGATTGGCGGCCATCTGGTCGCCCTGCCACTCGACGCGCAGCTTGTGCCATTCGTTGGGCTTCACGGTCATCGGCAGCTTGGCGATGGTATGCGAGGGCTTTACGGAATCTTCCGCGATGCTCAAACTCGTGGCATTGACGACCACACGGCCCACATGCTTGTCTGAATCACAACCGACCAGAAAGCTGCCCGGACCTTCGATCAGGAACTCCACTTCGATGGTGGCGCTGGCCAGCCCCACTTTATGATGCAGTACGGGGATGTGTTTCTGCTCCGGCAGATCCAGCACGCTGAGCACCCCGTCCTGAGGCGTCCATTTTCCCTTGGCGATGCTGAATCTGGCTTCCAGCGGACCTTTGAAATCAGGCGTGGCCAGAACTGGCAGCGTATGGTCATGCAGCAGCGGTTTGGCGTCTTCCGACAGAGCGGCGGATGAAACGAGCAGACCAAGAGAAACGGCGAAAAGATGGCGGAGGTTCATGGTATGATGGGTTAAGAGCGAACGCCGTTCACAATGTTTTCTAGCGGCTCATTGCGCACAGCCGCCAATGCGATGCGGGCGGAGGTGCTGCGCATCTCGATCTTGCTCTCCACGCTGCAAAAGGCGGCATGGCAGGTGGCGATGAGATTGGGAGCCGCAGCCTCCTCCTCGGAGCGCAGGGGCTCGTCTTCGATCACATCGAGCCCAGCCCCGGCGAGGCGTCCATCATAAAGCGCTGCCAGAATGGCGGTCTTTTTAATGATGGCACCGCGTGCGGTGTTTACGACAAAGGAAGTGGGTTTCAGCAGGGCCAGCTCGCGCTCGGAAATCAGGTAACGCGTTTCTTCATTGAGCGGGCAGTGCAGCGAGAGCACGTCAGCCTGTGCGAGCAGTTCATCGAGGCTGCGGCAGCGAGTGATGCCGACGGCCTTGTCGGCCCCATTGGGCAGATAGGGATCGTGAAAGACCACGCGAAAGCCAAGCGCCTTGGCGCGCAACGCGGTGGCAGTGCCGATACGGCCCAGACCCACGATGCCAAAGGTGAGCGCGCTGAGCCGACGCAGCTTTGGTGTGACGCGGATGTTCCAGCCGAGCTGCTTGGCCTCGGCATCCAGCGGCAGGATTTGCCTGCAAAGAGCCATGGCAAGCGCGATGGCGTGGTCTGCCACCTCCTCGGTGCCGTAGTCAGGCACATTGCAGACGGCGATACCGCGTTCGCGGGCTGCGTTCACGTCCACACTGTCAAAACCCACGCCATTTCGGATGATGGCGCGGCAGTTCTTCAACCGGGCGATGCCTTTGGCGGTGAGCGGCATGTTGTGCCAAATGATGATGGCATTCGCCTCGCACACCTCATCGGTCAGGTCGGCGTCGGTCTCACAGAGCGTGCGGCTGATGCGCGCCGCGCTGCCGATGATCTCGCGCTCGATGGTTGAGTCGGGGTCTCCCTGCGGCGAGGTGGTCCAGTCAATGATGGCAATGTGAGGTTGGGACATGATGGAAAGTGATGAAGCGTGTGAAATGAAGGTAAAGCGTGAATGCTTGGCGGTGCCTTGCAGATCAAGGTGCGTCTGGGCCCACTTGATCCGGCGTCAAAGGTCCTCGAAGATCCACCTCATGGCTGAACTCCTCGGCTCCAAGATCAAGGGTGCCGCTGCGTGCATGACCAAAGACATCCTCCTCGATCTTCGCTTTTTGTTTTATGGCGGCATCAATCGCCGGGCTCTGAGCTGTCAGCCTCCACAGGGCGGGATTTCCTTCTGTCTTCTTCATCAAGGGATCTTTAAAATGGAACCACTCTTTCCATGCTGCCGGGGAGGGCGACTCAGGAGCGAAGCCCAAATTGTCACTCGCTTTCAATGCGCTGATCAGACCCAGGCTCACGATGGGTGCAGGCATGGCCTTGGTGTGAACCACCACATTGTTGATGAAAACACAGTCCGTGGGCAGCTTGGTCCATTTCTTGTCCTCTTTCTCAAAGCCGAACTGCAGCGGAGCGCAGTCCACCCAAGTGTTAAAGGCGACCCAACACCGGGTTGGAGCTGTCGCGGTATTGTCATCGTATTTCTTGCCGATGTTTTCGGTGGTGGGCGTGTCGTGCATGCCCGGCACCAGTGAAAAAGGAGCTTCATGACGTCGGCCGGTGAGACCCTGGAAGTAGTTGTTAAAGACACGATGCTCGAAACCAAAGAGCTTGATGCCGCCGAAGCCGGGACCGTCTTCGGTGGCGATGATGAAGTTTCCAGAAGCCACGCTGCGATTGCCCAGACGCATGCAGATGGCGCCACGGCAGTTGAGGATCGTGTTGTTGCGGACGATGTTGTCAGAGGATTTCAGGGACATGAGCTCGTCCTCTCCGCTGCAATGTTCGAGAAGATTGTCCTCGATCACTGTGAATGAACTGCACCCGGAAGCGCCGAGGTCATTGCCTCCGGTGCGGATGGTCTCATGGCCGTTCTCCCCTTTAGCAAAGACGACATCACGGAAGTGATTGTGGTCCACACGATCATGCTGGGAGCAAACCAGCGCTACGTCATCCCCACGCACAAAGACAGGGCTGCCGCGGTTGACTTTCCGCCCGAATGAGTTGTGGTCGATGCGATTTTCCCTGCTGTGGGCTCCGTCCACGGTCACCCAATGCTCCCAGTGGCGCGGCTTGGCACGCTCGGCAGGGTGGAAGACATTGCGTGTCACACGCACGTGGTGGCAGTTTTCAAGCAGCACGGACTGCTGGTCGGCATCGTGTTCAAAGACAAAGCCTTCGAGCACTGCA encodes the following:
- a CDS encoding polysaccharide lyase 6 family protein, whose amino-acid sequence is MKTRPYHLFLTILLLSAAVASAEVIDSMEAFSKSFSSLVPGSVIDVADGTYTTKGGIKIVGKKGTPENPITIRAQHRGKAVIAGAAGFILKECEHAVLEGFVFEHDADQQSVLLENCHHVRVTRNVFHPAERAKPRHWEHWVTVDGAHSRENRIDHNSFGRKVNRGSPVFVRGDDVALVCSQHDRVDHNHFRDVVFAKGENGHETIRTGGNDLGASGCSSFTVIEDNLLEHCSGEDELMSLKSSDNIVRNNTILNCRGAICMRLGNRSVASGNFIIATEDGPGFGGIKLFGFEHRVFNNYFQGLTGRRHEAPFSLVPGMHDTPTTENIGKKYDDNTATAPTRCWVAFNTWVDCAPLQFGFEKEDKKWTKLPTDCVFINNVVVHTKAMPAPIVSLGLISALKASDNLGFAPESPSPAAWKEWFHFKDPLMKKTEGNPALWRLTAQSPAIDAAIKQKAKIEEDVFGHARSGTLDLGAEEFSHEVDLRGPLTPDQVGPDAP
- a CDS encoding C-terminal binding protein; translation: MSQPHIAIIDWTTSPQGDPDSTIEREIIGSAARISRTLCETDADLTDEVCEANAIIIWHNMPLTAKGIARLKNCRAIIRNGVGFDSVDVNAARERGIAVCNVPDYGTEEVADHAIALAMALCRQILPLDAEAKQLGWNIRVTPKLRRLSALTFGIVGLGRIGTATALRAKALGFRVVFHDPYLPNGADKAVGITRCRSLDELLAQADVLSLHCPLNEETRYLISERELALLKPTSFVVNTARGAIIKKTAILAALYDGRLAGAGLDVIEDEPLRSEEEAAAPNLIATCHAAFCSVESKIEMRSTSARIALAAVRNEPLENIVNGVRS
- a CDS encoding family 16 glycoside hydrolase — encoded protein: MKTLLEESFADGLSKDWYWGLGTWTAKDGILRGFESGLRRHGPVKVRKFPLKDGVVECEFRLEGKAQFAGIIFNGSQDRGHIVHLVMSIRELRILAHPKKGESAELLKQPNALAAGVWHQVKVVFKGETITATIDGKTISASHPCIAEEKLTFGLGGESGGPEGEKAGALEFRGLKISLVP